The segment TTTGGATTTGTAGAAACGGTGATTTGGGAAAGAGAATGAATTGCCGTATCCCATTTATTTTCCATAGTAGGTCTCCCTTGTTCTCTTTCCTTTATAAATACTACATCAAATGTATATCAGCTTATTATACTAATAAGATTCGGCAATGATTTGGCATAAATAAGTAAAAAGTGTGTAAAGCTCACAGAAACACGGGTCGGTTTTCTTGCTTCTTTAAGCCTATCAACATTATAACTACTTTTCCAAATTAGTTAAACTAATGCTTTCTCTCCAATACACACAGGTAGCACCCGAAAAACCTTTCTTAGGGTATCGGGTACATACTACTAACTTGATGCATGTTTCGGTAGTATATGCTGCTGTTCATCTCTTGGTCGGAAAAAACGGATTGCCGCAATGAAAAAGCACAAGATAGCTGCAAAACTAAATAGACCAAATAAACCATTTTGATACAGCGGAGCAAAATAAAGAACATTTGCCAAGGTGATTAAGATCCCACCAATGAAGCCAATATAAGCCAAGCGATCCGTTTTTTGAATAAACCAATCTGCTTTTTGGTCTATTAACGTTACCAGTGTGATGGTTAATATATTGATGGAGCTTCCAACCCAAACAGGATGAATATTCAGGTAAAATTCATTTGGATCCCAGCCGCCCAGATAATACCATAACAATCCACTTGTAAAACCTGTAAATAGAGACGCAACAACAGCACGTTTCGTAACGACAGGCCAGAACAGGGCGGCTACGACTGGAGCGAATGTTGCACTGTTTCGAATGGTCCAAGCAAGTACATTCCACCAAGCGGATTGCTCTGTCCGCATTAAGCCAAATACAATCATTAAACCTGTTAAAAGCAGCAAGGAAATTTTTGTATATTTGATCAGCTGATTCTCCGTTGCAGCTGGCTTTAGTGCACTGCCGACATCACGACCGAGACTGGTCGCTCCGGAAAATTGGCACGGACCTCCCCATCCCAGCGCGCATGCCCATACGCCTAAGAAAAACAGACCTACAAGCGGTGCAGGAAGAACTTCCATTAAATACTGAGGAACCGCAATGAGCCCGGTTTGTGCATTTGGAACAATGATGCTAGCAGCAATCCCAAATAAAACACCACCAACGATGAATGGAACAGCCATGAATCCAGCCATGATTAAGCCTTTTTGCCCTTCTTCAGGTGTTCGTGAAGAAAGTGCCATCTGAAAAGCGGCCTGTGCAAGAATGACGTTTACCAGGAAAGTTCCAAACCAAACGACAATAACCTGCAATCCGACACTACCAAAATCAAACATAGCCGGTCTTTCTACAGCAAGTGTACGGAGGCCGTCTATCCCAGGATTTATGAAAAAGGCGGTGACACCAATGATGAGCATTACTGCAAATAATACCATGTTCATCGTTTGCGTAAAGGCGATGGACCACATGCCACCAGCCTGCAGGTAAACGAAAAGCAGAATGGCGGTAAACGCCACCGATAGAGGCAAGGATATCCCCGTAAACACGTGAATGGCAGAGGCAAATGCTATCGCAGTTGCAACCGACCACATGGGAAACGCAAAGGCGGTAATAGCCCCGGCAACTCCTTTTGCTGTTCGTCCATATTTATCACCAATCATGCCAGAAACAGTAACAAGCATCTTTTTCCGAAATGAACGAATGATTAAAAAGGCAATAATAAAAATTTGAACCATTTCCGCAACTCCATACCAAACTGCTGATATCCCGCTTAGATACGAAAGCTCAAGAATGGAAATATATGTAGAACCAGAAAATAATCCAGTTATACAAAATGCCACAATCCATTTATTGAAATTTCGATTGCCTACAAAATAACTGTCTTTCTTCGTTACACGCCGTTTAGCAAATTGACCGGCAATAATCAATGCAAAGGTATAGCCAATCGCAAGAATGATAATCCATACGCCATATTCCGTCATGTTGTTTCGCTCCTTTTGTTGTTATTATTTAGATCGTATTTCTTTGTTTTTGACGGAACTTCTTCCCTTGGAAAAAATAAAAACCCTCTTCCAAAAGATAAGAAGAGGGTTGAATAATCTGGACTCCTCTTCTTATCTTTCAGACACAGTCTGATGGAATTGGCACAGTACTCACAAAGAGCCCGCTGCCGAGGCTTCAAAGGGCCATAACCCTCCACCTCTCTTAATAAGAAGTTCGTTTATGTAATTGTGTATAATTTACAGTGTTTTGGCGATTAAGTCAATAGTTTTTTTACTTTTCGCCTCAATTCATATAATAGCGACATATATTTTAGAATGTAAAGACAGAAAGCATGAGGACTCCCCCATACTTCCACTAAATCAACCTTTCTCCATAGGGAGATCTTTATCCGCTGCCCATTCTGTCATCGATCCATCATATACAGCTACATTGCTTTACCCTAAATTCTTAAGCCACTCCGTAATGTGCTCCGCCGTTGGTAATTTCTTTGACCCTCTCCACAACGTCCTCGTTTTTACTATTAATCGTATGTGTTGCGCCCAAGTTCCTAAGTCCCTGGCAAGCTCTAAGCGACTGTCATGGAGATCTACTGCGATGATATGCTTACATCCGATGAATTATAGAAAGATTTGATATGTAAACAGGGAGGTAACAAATATTGTTAATGGTGAGAAGGCGGAGATATTAATTTTGAGGAAATGCCTTGGCGCAAAAAAACAAAGCCCCCACAACGGAGGGCTTATTTTTAGTAATATCTGTTACAACAATGACAGAATTCCTTCTTGGAGTAATTAGATTTTCTGCATTGACTATCGTAACGATTTTCCTGACATTTGTCATGATATTGGTTATTATTTTCTTTGCAGCAATCATGATAATGCTCTTTCTTCATGTGACAGCAACATTTACAATCTTCTTCGTGTTTCTTTTTACATTGGTCGTGATAACACATATCTTATCTCTCCTTTCCTATTCAATATACGCAATTAGGAATAAAGAGAGTGGACAAAGCTAATAGTAGATAGTACATTTTTATTAATATAGATTTACGTGTATCCGATCCGTAAATATCATTAGCGATTTGATATAACCGTTCGCATTATGCCCACATGGTTAAAGAATTTCGTAAGGTGGATGAGGAAAAAACAATGGACGTATTTTCTACCATATGAATTTTTTACACTACATTTACAGATTGGCTATTGTATAAGCGCATGAACACTGGTATTATAGGCTAGGTTAAACGTGGTTCGAGACCCTCCCACGGAAAAAAACTAAGGAGATGTTTAAAAATGAAAGCACGCACTTTAGTGATAAACGGAGTGTTAGCGGCGTTATATATCGCAGTTTCGGTAGTTATTCAACCTTTTGGATTTACGAATGTTCAGTTCCGTATTTCCGAGATGTTTAACCACCTCATTGTTTTTAATAAGAAATACTTTTTCGGAATTATTTTAGGCGTATCTTTAACCAATTTATTATTTTCACCATTAGGTATTTATGATCTTATATTTGGCGTTGCGCACTCGGCTATTTCATTATCCATTATCATAGTACTGGCGCGTTATATTAAAAATATATGGATCTTGCTGATTGCCAATACATTGGTATTTTCATTCAATATGTTCATCATTGCATTTGAACTCAACCTTGCATTGGCGTTGCCATTTCTATTCACATGGCTCACAACAGCCGCCGGGGAACTGGTCGTCATGGCTGTTGGGATACCCATTATGTATGCATTAAACAAACGGATACATTTTAATAAACTTATCTGATGTTAAGAAGCACTGGGACGGCTCTCTTGCGCTCCGTGCTCCCCCACACAAAAATCCTAATTTCCCTTTAACGAGAAATTAGGATTTAATCATTTCACATGCAACCTTTTGAAAAGAGGTATCCTCCCCTTAAAACGGTACATTCATCGTCGTTTCTGCTGGTTTTGTTTCCACAATGATTTCTCCATTTCGAATCGAGTAGATAACTGGTGCTTGGGTGCGTATGGCTTCATATTCAGAATCCGTATCAATAACGATCAAGTTTGCCTTGTTTCCTTCTTTTACACCATAGCCTTCTTTTATTCCTAACGTTTTCGCCCCGTTCGTTGTAATAAGTTCAAGCGCAGTAACGATATTATCATAGTCTGTCATATGACAAGCATGCAATCCGATTTCTACCACATGAATTAAATTGCCATCGCCAAGCGGGTACCAAGGATCCATGATCGAATCCAGTCCGAAGCTGACATTAACCCCCGCTTCCAGCAGCTCTTTCACACGCGTTAAGCCGCGGCGTTTCGGGTAATTGTCAAATCTTCCTTGCAGATGCAAGTTTGCCTTTGGAAGGGCAACGAAATGAATATTCGCCTTCTTCAATGTTTGAAAAAGCTTGTACGTATACGCATCATTATAAGATGCCATCGCAGTAGTATGGCTCGCTGTAACACGATCTCCTATGCCTAATTTAAGCGCTTCTGCAGCAAGCACTTCTAGGTATCTTGATTGTTCATCATCAATTTCATCACAATGAATATCCACTAGCTTTTCATATTTTTCTGCGAGTTCCAGCGCTTTTATCACAGATCGCACGCCATCTTCACGGGTTAATTCGTAATGTGGAATCCCGCCGACGACATCAGCACCCATTTTCAGGGCCTTCTCTAACAATTCTTCTCCTTTTGGATGTGTATAAAGCCCTTCTTGAGGAAGTGCCACAAGCTGTACATCCATCCAGGGTTTGACTTCTTCTTTTACTTCAAGTAATGCTTCCAATCCTTTCAGTGTGGGGTCACTCACGTCGACATGTGTTCGAACATGCTGGATCCCATGTTTTATCTGCATTTTTATCGCTTTTAAAGCTCGTTGTTTAATATCTTCTTTCGTTTCTTTGACTATTTGCTTTCGTTCCGACCAAATCTCGATCCCCTCAAATACACTCCCAGACTTATTCCATCTAGGCGTTCCTGCCGTAAGCGCATAATCCAAGTGAATATGAGGCTCAACAAAAGGAGGAAGTACGATTTTCCCATTTAAATCAACGGCGTTGTCATCACCATCCCCACTATTATTCGCAGCTGGGGTAATCGATTTTATTTCTTCTCCATTTATGGCAATATCCCATTTGCCCGCTTGCCCATAAATTTTTGCATTTTGTAAAATCATTGCTGTATCACTCCTGAAGTTATTAAAACGATCAACATATTTATTATAGAGTATGTCTGGTAGGTTACCAAATGATACGAAGAACCGCCTCTGTTCTCCCTTTCACGCAACCTATTGTGCTTTTTCCGTAGACGCTACCTCTCCACCCTTATCCCGAAGCATAAGCGACACCAAGCCACCAATCAAAGAAAGCACGCTCATGACAATAAATGCATACTTTATTCCCCAAAACGTAGCAACCTCATAGGGCGCGCCCATCCAATTGGTCGTCATGCTGATAATGGTCGTAAGCATAATAACGCCAAAAGCCAGTCCAAACTGCCTGACCGTATTTCCTATTGCAGAGGCATGGGCGGTTTCGGAAGTTTGTAAACTATTAAATCCTAATGTAACAAGCGGCATCATGGTTAATCCAATTCCCATCTTGAACTACCCGCCACTTAGCTTACGCTTGAAGTGGGGGATTCCTAAGAACACCGGTGTACCCGCCAGTACTTCTATCTTGAAAGTCAACTCCTCGTTATACTGATTTGCAATTTCATTATAGTATTGTGTAAGAAATTGTAAAATCTCATTAAAATTATCAATATCATTATCGACTAGAAATTTATAAAGGTTATATTACATTTATCCACATATAAAATCTATCCTCGTCTTAAAGCGATATTTAAAAAAACATCTCTTTTTACCTACTATCGTACCAGAGGTAGATTAAGTGGCATAAAAACAGAAAAAAATTTTCCATCAAAAAACACCCCCAAACGAACTTTCCCTTCGATTGTACTTGTAGAGATGTGTATAAAATTACAAAAAGGATGATTCCAATGAATTACATAAAAGAAATTAATGCAACGAACGACAAGGCTGAAGTGGAAAGAGCGCTTGCGGCGTTGAAGGAGGAGAAGATTGGGTGAGATGAGTTTGAAAAGGGGGGTGTAAAAAGTTTTTTGAGCCACCTATGCCTTTTTCTCTGGTCGATTCGATTGCGAAAAAAGTGACCACAAGCAACGTATAGATCGAGAGGAAAAATAAGCATGGGTAAGGCAAAGCAACCTCCCCTGTCTTGCTATTTCTTTACCTTAACTAATTTAATTGGCTGTTGATTTTGCGTTTTTTCGGTTACATACGCTCTTGTAGCAGCAGTTCGTTTAGAAGAAACTTCTAATGCTCTAGCATTAACATAGAGCATTTTTGCTACATCATTTACTCTTTCTTTACTCTCATCCGGAAGGTATTCTTCAACAACTTTTTTTGTGTTCAACAAATCTAAAAAGGGAGTCACAGTTTGAAGCTGATCGGCAACTACTAACGATAACCTTGCAGTAATTTGACGATAATTGGTTCCATCATGAAAAAGTTCTTGAAATTGTTTATTTAATCTTTGATAAAAATCTTTATAACTATACGTCATGATGGATACCTCCTTTTTATTTATTAATACCTTTTATTATCTATTATATACGTCTTTTATGAAAAATGTTATCCAATTGATGAAAATTTAAATCTGGGTCATTCGGATTTAAAAGCTCAACTTTATATTCATTAACCATCTCTAGCAACTTCTCTTTATCACAAACGTCTAGAAGCGGTGTGTTTTCCAAATCATCAAGATCTTTTTGCCGTTTCCATATCTGATATTTTTTAATTCCTCTGCAATCACTTTGTTTTATAAACACTTGAAATGATTTCGCCAGCATTTTTCATAACACAAAAAAATCCTGCAGAGATTTCTGACTACAGGACTTCCTTACAAAATTGACAAGTGGTAAGCAAACCGTCCCCATGCTCCCTCACCCATACATCCCTCTCAAACTAGGATACAACTTCAAATACCGTTGATAGATTCCTCCGTAAATCTCATAATTCACCATATCCGGCTCATAGGTTTTAGCTTCAGCAGTGACTAAAAATCGCTCCGAAAAATCCTGATAACTACCAGCCCATCCAAGCTGCACAAAGGCAGAAGCAGAGATACCCAATGCAGGCATATACTCACTGTCTGCTGGCACTCTTACCTGAAGACCTATCATATCTGCTAAGATTTGGCACCAAGACGCGCTTTTAGAACCTCCTCCAATTAACGTCAGAAAATCGTTGTTCCTTTGGTCAATGATAAGATCCATTAACTGTTTATAGGAAAAACATATCCCCTCTATCACAGCCCTTGCCATATCACTTTTTCCCGTTTTCGGTCCGATTCCCCAGAAAGCGCCTTTTGCATCCGTGTCATGAACTGGACATCTCTCGCCGTGAATATAAGGAAGGAATAATAGCCCATTGCTTCCTGCTGTAGCGTCTTCTACTAATCCCTCAAACTGGCTGTACTTATCGTTCGTCCCCTCACTTAAAAATGCATCCACAGCCCATCTATGTACATTACCGGCATTAAGTAGTGGAGCAATGCTGATCGTTAAATGGGGAGAGATATGGGCTAAATGAAAAATTTCATTTCTGTTTGGATTAAATCCATCTTGCACCATAGCCGCCCATCCAGTTGTCCCGAGATAAAAATAGGTGTCTCCTTGATGAATCGCTGCTGCCCCCATCGCTGTTGCACCGGCATCTCCACTTCCACACAAAACAGGTGTAGATTCTGAAAATCCAATTTCATCTGCAGCCGATGCAGATACGTACCCGACTATTTCTTCGGAACCGCATAGCGTAGGAAGTTGGTTTGCATCGAGTCCGAATATTTCTATGATTTCCGGTAGCCATTCACGCGTATGTAGATTCATCATGCCAGTCGTTGCGGCAGTTGTCGGATCTGTGGCAAACGTACCAGTCAATTTATAAATACCGTAATCCTTTGAGCTGAAAACAAAACATTGCGTCTTTTCCATGAGCTCTGCCTTATTTTCTTTCATCCAAAGTAACTTAGCTAAAGGAGTCGACGGGCGAATCGTATTCCCTGTTTTTGCTTGAAGATGTGGCAATTTTTTCATAATGTACGCTGCTTCCTGTTCAAAACGGTTATCTGAATATAGCATGGCTTTTTGATTCGGGTACGTTGATGAAATGGAAATAACATCTTCCATTTGGCCAGTAAACGTAATCGCAACAATTTGTTTTGCAGCGACGTTTAATGCAAACCACCATTTTTGCGTAATCTCTTTCATTCCTTCCCACCAATCGGCAGGAATTTGTTCTACTTCCCCGTTGTCACCATAATATGTATCGACGCTTACACGATACTCTCCGATAATCGTAGCATGTCTGTCGATTAGAACACCTTTCACAGCCGTCGTTCCAATATCAAAAACCGCAATGTATTCCTTCATGATATGTCACCTCTTTCGTTTTGGCAGGGACAGGTTTGAATTTACAAAATACACTTTATACGAAAACCAGGAAGCACAAGAACCGCCCGCCCTGCTTCCTCCCCCTCATTTACCTTGCCTTGCAAGTTCTGTAATATAATCAAAAAACGCATCGCGATTCACGTCATACATGAAATTAACGGCTCGCCCTGTTTCGGCTATTTCTGTTTTCCCTTGACTAGCTCCGTCCGCATGAACAATGCATCTCACTTCTTTTTTCTTGACTAAATCCACTTTTCCAATCGTGGCTGTTGTCAGAACATCCCACAAAAAGTAAGTTGAGTTGGTTTGAAAATGAACGAGTGGCGGGACCATCGCATAACATTGACCTAGAAAGTCAATTCCGATATCTTTTCGTTGTGTAGCCCAGCTATCTCTTACATCTATTGTAAGTGGTACCTTATTCGTACTTTCCAGCGCGACCAAATCGATGGTAATCGAACTATCCCAAACTTGCTTAGCTGCTTCTGGATCCCAGAATGCATTCCATTCTGCTGTACCATCATGCTCCGGCTCTGCTACATTCCCATTTTCTAAAAATGTTCCACCCATCCATACTAATTTCTCAACGTTATTTTCGATGTCAGGTGCTTCTTTAAGTGCACGTGCTAAATCAGTTAGTGGTCCAATAAATACTAATGTAACTTGCTCTTCACTCTCGCGAATAGCCTCTATCATATGTTGATGGGACGGGAGTTTTGCTTCTTTTGTTTGTATCGAACCTGATTCATTTAGGATTGGAAGGGCATCAACGAAAAACGTATGCATACGCCAATCTGTTGGAAATGGATTTTTGCCGCGGGACGTAGAGGCAGCTACTTCAATTCCATTTCCTTTACCAAAGCGATCCACTATTTTGCGACTTGCATATACAGCAGGTTCTAAATAGCAATCAGCTGGAGTAACCCCAACACCAAGTAAATCAATATCTTCCATTTGTAGTAATAAAAACAGAGAAACTAAATCATCCACACCACCATCATGATTTAAATAAACTTGTCTTTTCATTAATCTCATTCTCCTCCTTTTGTAGGAAGCATGGAAGCACCACGAGAACCGTCCCTATGCTTCCTTCACTTCTTAATAAACGCCTCCACCTCTCGTTTTGTAGGCATACCTCCCTGAGCACCAACT is part of the Virgibacillus sp. NKC19-16 genome and harbors:
- a CDS encoding sodium:solute symporter family protein, which translates into the protein MTEYGVWIIILAIGYTFALIIAGQFAKRRVTKKDSYFVGNRNFNKWIVAFCITGLFSGSTYISILELSYLSGISAVWYGVAEMVQIFIIAFLIIRSFRKKMLVTVSGMIGDKYGRTAKGVAGAITAFAFPMWSVATAIAFASAIHVFTGISLPLSVAFTAILLFVYLQAGGMWSIAFTQTMNMVLFAVMLIIGVTAFFINPGIDGLRTLAVERPAMFDFGSVGLQVIVVWFGTFLVNVILAQAAFQMALSSRTPEEGQKGLIMAGFMAVPFIVGGVLFGIAASIIVPNAQTGLIAVPQYLMEVLPAPLVGLFFLGVWACALGWGGPCQFSGATSLGRDVGSALKPAATENQLIKYTKISLLLLTGLMIVFGLMRTEQSAWWNVLAWTIRNSATFAPVVAALFWPVVTKRAVVASLFTGFTSGLLWYYLGGWDPNEFYLNIHPVWVGSSINILTITLVTLIDQKADWFIQKTDRLAYIGFIGGILITLANVLYFAPLYQNGLFGLFSFAAILCFFIAAIRFFRPRDEQQHILPKHASS
- a CDS encoding QueT transporter family protein; the protein is MKARTLVINGVLAALYIAVSVVIQPFGFTNVQFRISEMFNHLIVFNKKYFFGIILGVSLTNLLFSPLGIYDLIFGVAHSAISLSIIIVLARYIKNIWILLIANTLVFSFNMFIIAFELNLALALPFLFTWLTTAAGELVVMAVGIPIMYALNKRIHFNKLI
- the codA gene encoding cytosine deaminase, which translates into the protein MILQNAKIYGQAGKWDIAINGEEIKSITPAANNSGDGDDNAVDLNGKIVLPPFVEPHIHLDYALTAGTPRWNKSGSVFEGIEIWSERKQIVKETKEDIKQRALKAIKMQIKHGIQHVRTHVDVSDPTLKGLEALLEVKEEVKPWMDVQLVALPQEGLYTHPKGEELLEKALKMGADVVGGIPHYELTREDGVRSVIKALELAEKYEKLVDIHCDEIDDEQSRYLEVLAAEALKLGIGDRVTASHTTAMASYNDAYTYKLFQTLKKANIHFVALPKANLHLQGRFDNYPKRRGLTRVKELLEAGVNVSFGLDSIMDPWYPLGDGNLIHVVEIGLHACHMTDYDNIVTALELITTNGAKTLGIKEGYGVKEGNKANLIVIDTDSEYEAIRTQAPVIYSIRNGEIIVETKPAETTMNVPF
- a CDS encoding xylulokinase — translated: MKEYIAVFDIGTTAVKGVLIDRHATIIGEYRVSVDTYYGDNGEVEQIPADWWEGMKEITQKWWFALNVAAKQIVAITFTGQMEDVISISSTYPNQKAMLYSDNRFEQEAAYIMKKLPHLQAKTGNTIRPSTPLAKLLWMKENKAELMEKTQCFVFSSKDYGIYKLTGTFATDPTTAATTGMMNLHTREWLPEIIEIFGLDANQLPTLCGSEEIVGYVSASAADEIGFSESTPVLCGSGDAGATAMGAAAIHQGDTYFYLGTTGWAAMVQDGFNPNRNEIFHLAHISPHLTISIAPLLNAGNVHRWAVDAFLSEGTNDKYSQFEGLVEDATAGSNGLLFLPYIHGERCPVHDTDAKGAFWGIGPKTGKSDMARAVIEGICFSYKQLMDLIIDQRNNDFLTLIGGGSKSASWCQILADMIGLQVRVPADSEYMPALGISASAFVQLGWAGSYQDFSERFLVTAEAKTYEPDMVNYEIYGGIYQRYLKLYPSLRGMYG
- a CDS encoding nucleoside hydrolase, which encodes MKRQVYLNHDGGVDDLVSLFLLLQMEDIDLLGVGVTPADCYLEPAVYASRKIVDRFGKGNGIEVAASTSRGKNPFPTDWRMHTFFVDALPILNESGSIQTKEAKLPSHQHMIEAIRESEEQVTLVFIGPLTDLARALKEAPDIENNVEKLVWMGGTFLENGNVAEPEHDGTAEWNAFWDPEAAKQVWDSSITIDLVALESTNKVPLTIDVRDSWATQRKDIGIDFLGQCYAMVPPLVHFQTNSTYFLWDVLTTATIGKVDLVKKKEVRCIVHADGASQGKTEIAETGRAVNFMYDVNRDAFFDYITELARQGK